From Streptomyces sp. CMB-StM0423, a single genomic window includes:
- a CDS encoding mechanosensitive ion channel family protein: MNRALTLHDLVVAGSAILGGIGAGLLLRVLLGWLGKGATRTSWAGDDILVGALRTMAPWGALAGGVSIAAAALPLKRPVEHTVEQIVVAVLILTVTVAAARVVAQLMGVRSQGVGSATILVNITRIAVLAIGLLILLETLGISIAPLLTALGVGGLAVALALQDTLANLFAGVHILASKTVQVGDYIRLSSGEEGYVTDINWRNTVIRTQSDNLVVIPNDQLASTIMTNYHRPEQELSIVVQAGVALSSDLDLVERVTVEVAHEVMAAVEGGVPDHDPVVRFHTFGDSRAGFSVVLRAVEFSDQFRIKHEFIKRLQLRYREEGIEIAHPVRNVVLHHQEAPVLLPRQREASDVPVGGPSAG; this comes from the coding sequence GTGAACCGAGCCCTCACTCTGCACGATCTGGTCGTCGCCGGCTCCGCGATACTCGGCGGCATCGGCGCCGGCCTGCTCCTGCGCGTGCTGCTGGGCTGGCTGGGCAAGGGCGCGACCCGGACGAGCTGGGCCGGCGACGACATCCTCGTCGGCGCGCTGCGCACGATGGCCCCCTGGGGCGCGCTGGCCGGCGGCGTCTCGATCGCCGCCGCCGCGCTGCCGCTGAAGCGCCCGGTCGAGCACACGGTGGAGCAGATCGTCGTCGCCGTGCTCATCCTGACGGTCACTGTCGCCGCGGCCCGGGTGGTCGCGCAGCTCATGGGGGTCCGCTCGCAGGGAGTGGGCTCGGCCACCATCCTGGTCAACATCACCCGCATCGCGGTACTGGCGATCGGGCTGCTGATCCTGCTGGAGACCCTGGGCATCTCGATCGCCCCGCTGCTCACCGCGCTCGGCGTCGGCGGCCTCGCGGTGGCGCTGGCGCTGCAGGACACACTCGCCAACCTCTTCGCCGGGGTGCACATCCTGGCCTCCAAAACGGTGCAGGTCGGCGACTACATCCGGCTCAGCAGCGGCGAGGAGGGCTACGTCACCGACATCAACTGGCGCAACACCGTGATCCGCACCCAGTCGGACAACCTCGTCGTCATCCCCAACGACCAGCTCGCCAGCACCATCATGACCAACTACCACCGCCCCGAGCAGGAGTTGTCCATCGTCGTGCAGGCGGGCGTGGCGCTCTCCAGCGACCTCGACCTGGTCGAGCGGGTGACGGTGGAGGTGGCGCACGAGGTCATGGCGGCGGTCGAGGGCGGCGTGCCTGACCACGACCCGGTGGTCCGCTTCCACACCTTCGGCGACTCGCGCGCCGGCTTCTCCGTGGTGCTGCGTGCCGTCGAGTTCAGCGACCAGTTCCGGATCAAGCACGAGTTCATCAAGCGGCTGCAATTGCGCTACCGGGAAGAGGGCATCGAGATCGCCCACCCCGTGCGCAACGTCGTCCTGCACCACCAGGAGGCCCCGGTGCTGCTGCCGCGGCAGCGCGAGGCGTCGGACGTGCCCGTCGGCGGCCCGTCCGCGGGCTGA
- a CDS encoding LuxR C-terminal-related transcriptional regulator: protein MIVAEDSAILREGIVRLLGDAGVAVPAQCGDADPLLALVGRHRPDAVLLDIRMPPTHTDEGLRAAAAIRARHPGTGVLLLSQYVETGTVVRALTEDPRGFGYLLKERVADADELAGALRRVAAGQSVVDPRVVTHLMRSARAAEPLAGLTARERDVLTLMAEGRSNEAIARELVIGGKTVETHVRNIFAKLGLESDDSGHRRVLAVLRYLRG from the coding sequence GTGATCGTCGCCGAGGACTCCGCGATCCTGCGCGAGGGCATCGTCCGGCTGCTGGGCGACGCGGGCGTCGCGGTCCCCGCGCAGTGCGGCGACGCGGACCCGCTGCTCGCCCTGGTCGGGCGGCACCGCCCGGACGCGGTGCTGCTCGACATCCGGATGCCGCCGACGCACACCGACGAGGGGCTGCGGGCCGCGGCCGCGATCCGCGCCCGGCACCCGGGCACGGGCGTGCTGCTGCTGTCGCAGTACGTCGAGACCGGCACGGTCGTACGGGCACTCACCGAGGATCCGCGCGGCTTCGGCTATCTGCTGAAGGAGCGGGTCGCCGACGCGGACGAACTGGCCGGCGCGCTGCGCCGGGTGGCGGCGGGGCAGAGCGTCGTGGACCCGCGGGTGGTCACGCACCTGATGCGCTCCGCGCGCGCGGCGGAGCCGCTGGCCGGGCTGACGGCGCGGGAGCGGGACGTACTGACGCTGATGGCGGAGGGGCGCTCCAACGAGGCCATCGCGCGGGAGCTGGTGATCGGCGGCAAGACCGTGGAGACGCACGTACGGAACATCTTCGCCAAACTCGGCCTGGAGTCGGACGACTCGGGCCACCGGCGGGTGCTGGCCGTGCTCAGGTATCTGCGCGGCTGA